From the Lysobacter soyae genome, the window CGCCGCTCACGGCATCCATGCGTTGCCACAGGGCGATCGATTCCTGCGGGTTGAAACAGGCGGCCGCGGCAAGCATCAAACCGAATTCATCCGCCTGGGATTCTTGATGACGCGCGAACGGCAATTGCGAGGTCACACCGTAGGCAGAGAACACCGCTTGTTGCATGCCCGGATCCATACCACTCACTGCGCCGGCCATGGCACCGATTTGTTCGAGGCGTTGCTTGGCCATGCGCTGCGCACCGTGACGCAACAAGGCGTGCGAAATTTCGTGCCCCATCACCACCGCCATCGCGTCGGCATTTTGCGCCACCGGAATCAAGCCGGTATAGACGGCCATCTTCCCACCCGGCAGGCAGAACGCATTGACTTGGTCACTCTTCAACACCGCCACATTCCAATCGAAATTCTTTTCGACGTGCGCGGACTTTGCATTGTTCTCCGCGGCGAGTGCGTCGGAGACCTGCGGAATTACCGTAATCAAGCGACGCGCAATTTCGGTGACCTGTTGGCTGATTTCAGCATTGGCCGGCAGCTGTTGTTCTTGTTGCAAGACTTCCTGGAAAGCCTGCAAACCCATTTGCGACTCTTGTTGTGGCGTCAAACTCTTATCAATCAGGATTTTTTCACCGGTTTCCGGCTGCACTTGGCGATTGGAAAAGTAGTAGTACCCGCCGTACATCAGCATCAGCGCGACGATGATCAAACGCGGGCTGATACCGAAGCCGCGACGACGCGGATATTGGCTGCCAGGGTCAATTTGCATAGATGAAGCTCCTTGGTTCAAATTTCCCGCGCAACGCGAAAACCGGTGCGCGCATTGGTGATGTCATGTGCCTGTGCCATTCTCCACGCCGACCGATGCTGCGCGGGCGAACTGGCCCAGGCGCCCCCTCGAACGACGCGGCTTCTACAGCCGGGGTTGGACCACGCGGAACCGTCAGCAGGTGCTCGGCGGTAGCCTTGATGCCAACAGTCGGTGGTCCACTCGCTCACATTGCCTGCCATGTCGTGAAGACCGAATGCATTTGCAGGATACCGCCCGACCTTGGCCGGACCCCATTCACCGTCCGTGTAATTGGGGAAGGCATTGGCCCAACGACGACCTGAAGGGGAAACATCCCGATCACCGGTGAAATTGCCCAGCACCGAC encodes:
- a CDS encoding M48 family metallopeptidase, giving the protein MQIDPGSQYPRRRGFGISPRLIIVALMLMYGGYYYFSNRQVQPETGEKILIDKSLTPQQESQMGLQAFQEVLQQEQQLPANAEISQQVTEIARRLITVIPQVSDALAAENNAKSAHVEKNFDWNVAVLKSDQVNAFCLPGGKMAVYTGLIPVAQNADAMAVVMGHEISHALLRHGAQRMAKQRLEQIGAMAGAVSGMDPGMQQAVFSAYGVTSQLPFARHQESQADEFGLMLAAAACFNPQESIALWQRMDAVSGGQGQPEFASTHPSAGTRMKELQALMPKAMEYRARFCKNPGGTQQAATLR